CGCATGCTGCCGATCTTCCGCAGCCTCATCTCGATCCCGGCCGGGATCACCCGCATGCCGCTGTGGAAGTTCGGGCTGCTGACGCTGGCCGGAAGTCTCATCTGGAACACGATCTTCGTGCTGGCCGGATTCCTGCTGGGCGAGAACTGGCCGCTCGTGGAGCGGTACGCCGACATCCTGCAGTACGTGGTCATCGGCGTCGTCGTGCTCGCCGTCGCGTGGTTCCTGTTCACCCGCATCCGCGCCCGCCTCGCCGCGCGAGAGGGACGTGACCGGACAGCGCCGGAAGCGGACTGATCCTCCCGGCGGCAGGCCGTCAGTGCCCGTCGCACCGGAGGCGCCCCGTTCAGCCACCCCACAGATCGCGCCGCCGTAGACTGGGACGGTGCCCGCCGACCGCCTTCATCTCGTGCGCCACGGTGAGGTCGACAACCCTCGCCGCGTGCTCTACGGCCGGTTGCCGGGGTACGTGCTGAGCGACGAGGGTCACCGCATGGCGGGAGCCGCGGCACTGCACGTCAAGACCCTCGGGCGCCCCGTCTCATCCCTGATCTGCTCTCCGCTGGAGCGCACGCGTCAGTCCGCGCAGCCCTTCGCCGAGATCTTCGGGTTGGAGCCCGTCATCGACGAGCGGGTCATCGAGCCCACCAATATCTTCGAGGGCCGTCGCATGCGTCGCGCGCTCGCGAACCCCTGGAACTGGCAGTACCTGGCGCGGCCGAGCGTTCCCAGCTGGGGCGAGCCGTACGCCGCCATCGTGGCGAGGATGCGCGACGCGATGGATGAGGCGTGGGATGCCGCACCCCGCGGTGATGTCGTGATCGTGTCGCACCAGGCGCCGATCTGGCTCACGCACCTCGCCGTGGCCGGCGAGCCGCTTCGCCACGACCCGCGGTCGCGGCGCTGTGCCCTCTCCAGCGTGACCTCGTTCGAACGCGGCCAGGACGGCTGGGTCGAGGTCGAGTACGCCGAGCCGGTGCCCACGAGCGGCGCCGTCGATGTCGGGGCCGTGTGATGCGAAGCATCCGCTCTCGTCTCCCGGCCGTCGGCGCAGCCGCGCTGACCGTCGTCCTCGCATTGGGGCTCGCGGCGTGCTCCGACGATCCGCTGGCCGACCAGTACCGCGCCGGTGACAACAAGGGGTACATCGCCGGTGACCGCAGCGTCGTGGAGATCGCGGCCGACCGGCGCGGCGAGCCGGTGGAATTCGCAGCGACCACCGAGACCGGCGCGCCCGTCAGCAGCGAGGACTACGTCGGCGGCGTCCTGGTCGTGAACTTCTGGTACGCCGGATGCGGACCGTGCCGCGCCGAAGCGGGCGACCTGGAAGAGGCGTACACGTCGTTCGACGGCGAGGACGTGGCGTTCCTCGGCATCAACACCATCGACTCCGCTGCCGCGGCGACCGCCTTCGCCGAGACGTACGGCGTGACCTACCCGAGCGTCATCGCGTCGGAGACGCCGGCGGTCAAGCTCGCGTTCGCCGAGAAGACGCCGATCCAGGCGACGCCGACGACCCTCGTGCTGGACGCGCAGGGGCGCGTCGCCGCCCGGATCATCGGCCAACTGCCGGACACCTCGATCCTGAAGACCCTCATCCGCGACACCCTCGCCGAGTCCGCGCCGGAGTCGGGATCGTGAACCCCGGCGCCATCGTCGTGGACGGTGCGCTCTGGCTCGCGCTGCCGATCGCGCTGCTGGCGGGGCTCGTCTCCTTCCTGTCGCCGTGCGTGCTGCCGCTCGTGCCGGGCTACCTGGGGTTCATCGCGGGTGCCGCGGCGCCCCGCGGGGCGTCGGAGCGTCGGACGATCGCACGAACGTCGGAGGATTCGGCGGAAATCCTCCGACGAAGCGCCGATTCTCCGACGATCGTGAGCGCACCAGAGCAGCCGGCCCCCACCCGCGGGCGCCTGCTGCTGGGCGTGCTGCTGTTCATCGCCGGATTCACGGTCGTCTTCATGTCGGTGAACATCCTCGGCGGCACCGTGGGGCGCTTCTTCCTCGAGTACGCCGATGCCATCACGCGCGTCATGGGCGTGGTCATCATCCTGCTCGGCCTGGTGTTCATCGGGCTGTTCGGCTTCGCGCAGCGGATCTACAAGCCGCAGGTGCGCAGCAACCTCGGCCTGATCGGTGCGCCGCTGCTTGGGCTCGCCCTCGGCGTCGGCTGGGCGCCGTGCATCGGCCCGACGCTCGGTGCGATCCTGGCGATGTCGTGGAACTTCGGCGACCCGCTGCGGGCGGGCCTGCTCGGACTCGCGTATTCGCTGGGCCTCGGCATCCCGTTCGTCCTGCTCACCCTCGGCTTCGGATGGGCCACCCGTTCGGTGACGTTCCTGCGCCGGCACATCCGCACCGTGAACATCGTCGGCGGCGCGCTGCTGGTGGTTCTCGGTGTGCTGATGGTCTCGGGCGTCTGGACGTCGATCATGGCGCAGCTGCAGGGGGTGGTCGCCGGTGTCCCGCTCCCGCTCTGAGGATCCGAAGGGCTCGCCCTCGGCGAGCGCTCCGGTCGAGGGGACCCTGCGGCCCGCGGACCATGCCGACTCCGCAGTGGCCACCGACACCTCCGGTGACATCACCCAGCCGGCGCTCGGTGTCGTCGGCTGGCTGCGTTGGGGCTGGCGCCAGCTCACGAGCATGCGGACCGCCCTGGTCCTGCTGCTCCTGCTCGCGATCGCCGCGGTGCCGGGCTCGATCGTGCCGCAGCGCAGCGCAGATCCGAACGGCGTCACCCAGTACTTCACTGACAACCCGGACATCGCACCGGTGCTGGACACGCTGCAGCTGTTCGACGTCTATTCGTCGGCCTGGTTCTCGGCGATCTACATCCTGCTGTTCATCTCCCTGATCGGCTGCGTGATCCCGCGCACCAAGCACCACTGGAAGGCGCTGCGCGCGCGACCGCCGCGTACCCCGGCACGGCTGCAGCGTCTCGAGGACCACCGCGAGACGACTCTCGAACTCGCCGCGGACGCCGACGGCGCGGCATCCGCTCGTACCGCCGTCGACCTGGCGGCCGACCAGCTGAAACGCAGCGGCTACCGCGTCGAGCGCTACGACTCCCGCGGTGCGCTGTCGGTATCGGCCGAACGCGGATACGCCCGCGAGACCGGCAACCTCGTGTTCCACACCGCGCTGATCGGCGTCCTGATCGCCGTCGGCGTCGGCGGCGGATTCACGTACACCGGCCAGGGCGTGATCGTCGAGGGCGGCACGTTCGTCAACACGATGCTGGACTACACCTCCTTCAATCCCGGCCGGTTCGTCGACGAGGAGAACCTCGCTCCGTACTCGATGACCCTCGACGAGTTCGAGGTGACGTACCAGCCGTCCGGCACGCAGGGCGCCGGCCAGGCGGGCGACTTCGTCGCGAACCTCACGACCCAGATGGCAGGGGAGAACCCGCAGGAAGGCGAGGTGCGGGTCAACCACCCGCTGGAGATGGCCGGCGATCGCGTCTACCTGATGGGCAACGGGTACGCGCCGACGATCACGATCCGGAACGCCGACGATGTCGTGGTGTTCTCGGAGTCGGTGCCGTTCCTTCCGCAGGACACGAACATGACATCGCTCGGGGTCATCAAGGTGCCAGACGGGATGCCGGAACAGCTCGGCCTCGTCGGCTTCTTCTATCCCACCCAGGCGCCGCTTCGCACCGGTGCGTTCACGTCGGCCTACCCCGCGCTCGTGAACCCCGTCCTCTCGCTCAGCGTGTACGAGGGCGACCTGGGCATCGATGACGGAACGCCTCGCTCGGTGTACACCCTCGATACCGGTGACATGACCGCCCTCGCAGGACGCGGCACCGACATCGACGCGCTCGAGATCGCACCCGGTGAGACGGTCGACCTGCCCGACGGGCTCGGCACGATCACGTTCGAGAACGTGTCGCCGGCCGGCGCCGAGGGCTACGAGCAGTCGGTGAAGCGGTTCGTCTCGCTCTCCATCCACCGCGACGCCGCCGCGACCTGGGTGCTCGTCTTCGCCGTCCTGGCGCTGCTGGGTCTGCTGGCTGCCCTGTTCATCCCGCGCCGACGGATCTGGGTGCAGGCGTCGGTGCAGGACACCTCCGACGGCCGGATGCTGCGGCTCGAGTACGCGGGACTCGCCCGCGGCGAGGATCCGACCCTCGGCGGCGCGGTGGAGCAGATCGCGCAGCGCCACGGCGCGGCGCTGGAGCCGCTGCTGCGTGAGCAGCTGCCGGCATCCGGATCCCCGGCCGAGGAATCCGGCCGCGGGTAGACTGAGCGCATGCCCGCAGACGCCCCGTTCTCGCTCGATTCGGTCTCGGTGCTCCTGGTGTGGACCGCCATCACGATCTACGCGCTGGCGTTCATCGCCTACGCCGTCGACCTGTCGCGCCGCTCGGCTGTCGCGGTGGATGCGAAGGATGCCGCGGAGCGCCGTTCCGAGCTCGTTCCGGTCGGCGCCTCCGGCACGCTGACCCGCACCGCGGGCGCCGCTGGGTCGACTGCCTCGGGTGCGGGAGCGTCGGGCGCCGGCGGAGAGACGATCGCCCAGGTGCGCGCCTCGGAGCGTGCCGCCGAGGCGTCGATGAACGCGTCGCCGGGTTCGCGGCCCCGATACCTGTGGGCTCGGATCGGCACGTCGCTGACGGTGCTGGCGTTCCTGTTCCACGTCGCCGGAGACGTCACCCGGGGTATCGCCGCGGGCCGCGTGCCGTGGTCGAACATGTACGAGTTCGCCCTCACCGGGACGATGCTCATCGTCGCCGTGTACCTCGTGGTGCTCTTCCGCTACGACCTGCGCTTCCTCGGCACGTTCATCACCGGCCTCGTCGTCGTCCTGCTCGGTGCGTCGGCGCTGGCGTTCTACGTGGAGATCACGCCGCTGATGGATCCGCTCAAGAGCGTGTGGCTCGTGATCCATGTGTTCGTCGCGTCATTGGCCACGGCATTGTTCGCGCTCGCGTTCGGCCTCTCGGTGCTGCAGCTGATGCAGGTGCGACGGGAGCGCCGGACGATCGCGGCCGCCGAGGCCGCAGCATCCGGCACCGCTCTGCAGACGGGCCCCGGCTTCCTGCGCACCCTCCCCGGGAGCGAAGCGCTCGAGTCGCTCGCCTACCGCTTCGCGATCCTCGGATTCATCTTCTGGACCTTCACGCTGATCGCCGGTTCCATCTGGGCCAACGACGCGTGGGGACGCTACTGGGGCTTCGACACCAAGGAAGTCTGGACGTTCGTCATCTGGGTGCTCTACGCCGGATACATCCACGCCCGTGCGACGCGCGGGTGGCGGGGGAGCCGGTCGGCGTGGCTGTCGATCATCGGCTTCAGCGCGGTGCTGTTCAACTTCACGATCGTCAACATGTTCTTCAAGGGTCTGCACGCCTATAGCGGCCTGAGCTAGATCGCGCCCGGGGTTCGGGGCGCATTTGTGCGTTCGGGGCGTGGATCGCAAGCCCCGAGCACAGATCGACACCCCCGAACAACTCGAGGCCGAGCTGCGTATCACTCATGCGTCGAGCCGCGGGCGGGCTACGCCGGAACCGGCGACGCCGCCAGCAGGTCGCGCGCGGATGCCACGCGGCGACGAGCCACCGCCAGAGTCGTCGCGAGGAACGCCAGCACCGACCAGATCGCCAGTCCCGCGATCGCGGCACCCAGTCCCGACGAATCGGTGAGTGCGGCGAGCATGCCGGTGTAGGCGGGCGAAGTCGGCATCAGCCCGGCGATGCTGGAGAGCACTCCCGGGACCGTCGAGACCACACCGGTCGCGACGGCCAGGACGCCGACGAGGGCGGCGAGCCAGCGCCCGGCGCCGCCGAACACGGCGACCAGCGCCTGGTTGACGGCGGCGAACGCGACGCCCGCCACGACGCACAGCGCCGCGAAGACCGACCACTGACCCCAGTCGTACGACGCGGCGATCTGCACGATGCCGGCCACGAGGAGTCCCTGCACCGCACCCAGCAGCGCCGCCGGCACGAGTGCCCGCAAGGCGAGCGCCACCGAGGGGGCACGCGAGGTCAGCGCCCGCCGCGACGCGGCCTGCAGGGCGACGAACGTTCCGAGACCGCCGAACCACAGCGCCAGCGTCGACAGCAGCGGCACTGCCGAGGCACCGAACAGCG
This portion of the Microbacterium pygmaeum genome encodes:
- a CDS encoding histidine phosphatase family protein; protein product: MPADRLHLVRHGEVDNPRRVLYGRLPGYVLSDEGHRMAGAAALHVKTLGRPVSSLICSPLERTRQSAQPFAEIFGLEPVIDERVIEPTNIFEGRRMRRALANPWNWQYLARPSVPSWGEPYAAIVARMRDAMDEAWDAAPRGDVVIVSHQAPIWLTHLAVAGEPLRHDPRSRRCALSSVTSFERGQDGWVEVEYAEPVPTSGAVDVGAV
- a CDS encoding TlpA family protein disulfide reductase; translated protein: MRSIRSRLPAVGAAALTVVLALGLAACSDDPLADQYRAGDNKGYIAGDRSVVEIAADRRGEPVEFAATTETGAPVSSEDYVGGVLVVNFWYAGCGPCRAEAGDLEEAYTSFDGEDVAFLGINTIDSAAAATAFAETYGVTYPSVIASETPAVKLAFAEKTPIQATPTTLVLDAQGRVAARIIGQLPDTSILKTLIRDTLAESAPESGS
- a CDS encoding cytochrome c biogenesis CcdA family protein — its product is MNPGAIVVDGALWLALPIALLAGLVSFLSPCVLPLVPGYLGFIAGAAAPRGASERRTIARTSEDSAEILRRSADSPTIVSAPEQPAPTRGRLLLGVLLFIAGFTVVFMSVNILGGTVGRFFLEYADAITRVMGVVIILLGLVFIGLFGFAQRIYKPQVRSNLGLIGAPLLGLALGVGWAPCIGPTLGAILAMSWNFGDPLRAGLLGLAYSLGLGIPFVLLTLGFGWATRSVTFLRRHIRTVNIVGGALLVVLGVLMVSGVWTSIMAQLQGVVAGVPLPL
- the resB gene encoding cytochrome c biogenesis protein ResB, translating into MATDTSGDITQPALGVVGWLRWGWRQLTSMRTALVLLLLLAIAAVPGSIVPQRSADPNGVTQYFTDNPDIAPVLDTLQLFDVYSSAWFSAIYILLFISLIGCVIPRTKHHWKALRARPPRTPARLQRLEDHRETTLELAADADGAASARTAVDLAADQLKRSGYRVERYDSRGALSVSAERGYARETGNLVFHTALIGVLIAVGVGGGFTYTGQGVIVEGGTFVNTMLDYTSFNPGRFVDEENLAPYSMTLDEFEVTYQPSGTQGAGQAGDFVANLTTQMAGENPQEGEVRVNHPLEMAGDRVYLMGNGYAPTITIRNADDVVVFSESVPFLPQDTNMTSLGVIKVPDGMPEQLGLVGFFYPTQAPLRTGAFTSAYPALVNPVLSLSVYEGDLGIDDGTPRSVYTLDTGDMTALAGRGTDIDALEIAPGETVDLPDGLGTITFENVSPAGAEGYEQSVKRFVSLSIHRDAAATWVLVFAVLALLGLLAALFIPRRRIWVQASVQDTSDGRMLRLEYAGLARGEDPTLGGAVEQIAQRHGAALEPLLREQLPASGSPAEESGRG
- the ccsB gene encoding c-type cytochrome biogenesis protein CcsB; translated protein: MPADAPFSLDSVSVLLVWTAITIYALAFIAYAVDLSRRSAVAVDAKDAAERRSELVPVGASGTLTRTAGAAGSTASGAGASGAGGETIAQVRASERAAEASMNASPGSRPRYLWARIGTSLTVLAFLFHVAGDVTRGIAAGRVPWSNMYEFALTGTMLIVAVYLVVLFRYDLRFLGTFITGLVVVLLGASALAFYVEITPLMDPLKSVWLVIHVFVASLATALFALAFGLSVLQLMQVRRERRTIAAAEAAASGTALQTGPGFLRTLPGSEALESLAYRFAILGFIFWTFTLIAGSIWANDAWGRYWGFDTKEVWTFVIWVLYAGYIHARATRGWRGSRSAWLSIIGFSAVLFNFTIVNMFFKGLHAYSGLS